The Myotis daubentonii chromosome 1, mMyoDau2.1, whole genome shotgun sequence genome includes the window ACTAACTCCTTGATTTAGTGAGTGAAGGAAAAAGTTGGCCAGCTGCACAATTATTAATACCAATAAGCAATATTACTATAGGTTTTATGAGAGCAAAGTTTTctgaagcttttttaaaattctagcttGGCTGTCAGTTAACGAGAATATTCAGTTTATTAAATGTACTGATTGCTCTGGGTACTTCAGTTGGTTAGAACGGCTTTCTGATACACCAACATTGTGGATTTGATCTacagtcaggtcacatacaagaagcaaccaatgaatgcatatataagtggaaTAACAGATTAATGTACCTCGCTCCCCCTCCTTCCAAAATCaatcattcaataaaatatataaatgtactgATTAATCTGTGTCTTAAGGTAGGTAGATACTAAAGAAATACAatcatttaatctttttaaaaataaaaatattgtgagAATCATTTTTTCCCTTAGTTTTGATCGCTCACTCAACATCTCAGCAGTTTTTCACACCTGAATTGATGAGACCCAGTTAGTGATGTGATTTTAAATATTGGAAACAGACCTCTTGTGCTTGGTGTTTTTCCAGATCCATGTCTTAAAAAGGTGCTGCAAATCTTTCTACCATGTCCACTGCATAATTTTTACttaaatcatttgtatttccagTGGCCAATGATAATGCTCCAGAGCATGCTTTGAGACCTGGTTTCTTATCTACTTTTGCCCTTGCAACAGACCAAGGGAGCAAACTTggactttcaaaaaataaaagtatcatcTGTTACTATAACACCTACCAGGTAAGTTCATAACTATTCAATGGCTTGCTGATTTCAACTATTATTATGTTTTCTATATAAAATAGCTTGTACTATCATTCTAAATTTGAGTTTTGAAAGGGGTGGAATTTTAAGATCTTAGCCTTCAAATTTGACACCAGGAATTAATTACTGTGGAAAGTAATTAAAAAGATGTAATAATAAAGTAATGTTATCCTGGAAAGGGTAAGTCAGGTCACTCTTACCTCCAGTAGATGGTGCCCTTAGCTTAACAGTGTAATTTCTCAAATGACATTTGTGTTGTTGGTGACAGGTAAAAATTTCTCTTGAAAGTCaaatgataaattatttaaattggtTATTTTAGCTAATTCCTTCATTTGGTTTggggtatatgtatatatatgtaaaatatacaatTGTATATAGGGTGCCCTAagaaacatacacacactttgaaaaattataaaggcagtgtttattaaaatacattttattttcaaaattgaaccatcagctgttaaaatatgtatacatattttggggggacaccctgtatataaataAGTGAGGTTATTAATTATGGAGAAGAAATTAGTTGCTACATACTTCTTGATCTCCAGCTACATTTTCGTTAGAATAAATTAATCACTTGTCTATATGAGTgatgcttattttaaaagttgtataTTCTAATGTatattggtaaaaaaaataacCCATCTGGCCTTTAACTTGACTGATACAGATTAGATTGAAGCTAAGTTAAAGATAGTTGatttaaagttaatttaaatttgtttaaattatagTAGTACATAGGAGGCAGAAAAATCTTGAAGATACAGCTACTTGAATGAGAAATACTTCCTTTAgccatttaattattaaatttttattgagctcttactatGTAATTGACACTCTGCTGGtctttagagattaaaaaaaaaaaatgaagacacagTCCCACCTTAAAAACTTTCCAGGCTAAATGGTGTTGTCTCTAAGAGATACTCAGTAACTCTGTTtcatggaaatatttattttcatctctttcaTATTTCATGAGATAATACCATGATACTGGGCTGTTACCTTACACATTGACCATTTAAAGGTTTTTTGAAAGATTAAGATAGTTCATTGAATTATACTGCCTTTTCACAATGCAACATAATATTTagatcttcttttctttttaggtgGTTCAGTTTAATCGTTTACCTTTGGTGGTGAGTTTCATAGCCAGCAGCAATGCCAATACAGGTGTGTTTTAATTACCTTAAatgcagctttaaaaatatatatattgatttcagagaagaagggagagggagagaaatacagaaatatcaatgatgagagaattgttgatcggctgcctcctgttaaatgcagcttttaaTTGTTTATGATACCGTATCTGAATAGTCTAATATAATAGGATTAGTAGATTTAGgataaaagaaaatctgaatttGGGGGCAAGGTCTTTGCTCTCCGAAAAAATAAATTCTCTGTTTTCCATATCTGCATAATGGAGCTAATATCTGCTTGTGTGGGTAAGTTATCctttaagataaaaaagaaaattacatgttATCTTTACCACTTGAATGCTATGTCTTGCTCACATTAAAAGAgctttagaaaacaaaaagagtagagaactaaaaaataaaatggtcatGGATGAGTTAAATTCCATATATACCATTCTATTAGACTTTTTAAATCCTGGACGATAGTGAGCAAGATGACGGAGGATTGTGAATAGGTGAACATAATCACATTCTTCCTGAGGTTGAAGAATTGAGAACACACACTAGGAAGCTGTATTTCCCATGGAGGATAGCAAGACCCCATCACATCCAGTAGCCTTCACTGGGCGTTTATGTGTAAAGTGACAGTATTTAgttgaattatattttttttactcccTTTGGGTAAagtgatttgtttgtttttagggtcTGTCTCCTTCAGATTTGACTACTGTTTAGAATTGTTAGAGCAAGTTCTAGTTCTATCTATGTCACTGAAGCCAGTCCTTAGATTCCTGGTCTTTAAAATGAGGGGTTTAGATTTGATGATTAGTTCTCTTCCATTTCTGATGTATTAAAgctgtaaaatatatatgtgaaaacactttgtaaattattcaggggtgggcaaaagtaggtttatagttgtaatacaaataaataatacaagaattaataAGTAATACTAGAATGAACTCttatttcatgtactcacaactgtaaaccttttgctcacccctgtatagGATAGTGGTATCAATATTGTAAGTATATTAAACAGTAATTGTGATAAATCACCATCACATACTAACATAACTCATTGGTTGTTATAAATTATGATGTTGTACAGAATTATATTTTAGTACTTAGAACATTTCCTTGAGAATCCCAGATGCTTTTAATATTCTGTGAGAAAGAGGACAATCCATatttatctgtaataataaaatagcgtaatatgctaattagaccaaatgtccttctggatgaagccggggctgcgagggctgaggcagtcGCCACAGCCTGCAGGGTCAGAGGTAGAGGAGGTACCTCGGCTGCCGCAGCGGTGGTAACCAAGGCAGAGGCCCCTCGCCACCGCGGCAGCGGGGACCGAGGCCGCCAGCCACCGCCGCagtgggggccgagccccttgcacgaatttcgtgcattgggcctctagtttaaacataaaataagcGGTGTCTAGAATATGTAGCCTTTCACTCTGGTAAATTAAGGAGAAGCTAGACACACTAATTTCTAGACTAGGTTGTCTTCCAGATTCATcactgaacttttttttaaacatggaaGAAAGTTCATAATGAATATGAGTTTTTTGGTTACTTTACTTAGAATTAGAATATTTTGCTTTAGTTACAGGGAATAAACTATCTCATTTACTTTTCACTTTTTAGTAATAATTTCAACCAAAGGGAATTTAAGTCAAAGACTTTTTTCATGAACATTTTTTCTAAGGTTCtaattttcttaatctctttgttTTAGGACTAATTGTCAGCTTAGAAAAGGAACTTGCTCCATTATTTGAAGAATTGAGACAAGTTGTAGAAGTTTCTTAACCTGACAGTGGTTTTGATGTCTACCTTATCTTCATTATAATAGACAAGATATCAATCTAGCAATCTTGAGACCACAACATACTTATATCCAGGTACCCAAAAAAGGGTCCCTTTTTTATCTTATACTAAAAATTTATGGACAGGTTGTTATCTTTTTTTGTATAGGTCTTATTTACTGAGATCTGGGGATACCACAGAAATGCTTCTGTCTATCACAGCTCCCATGGAGTTAGTCCAGTCCCCAAATCTGCATGAGATTCTACTGGGTGGGTCGGAATCAAAATGGTCCTTTGATCCACTTGAGCCGTGAAGTGCTCCCCCTTGTACATTCTGCCAGGCCTGCAGATTGAAGCAGatctattttattatgaataataatgaggacatatttttttcatattgttttatttctttgcattGAAGTGTGGGAACATAAAATGGCTTagtaaaagtaataaaatcaGTACAATCACTAACTTTcttgtgtatatattcttttgcaATATACATGAATATTACTAATTGATTTGATTCTTCTCAGAGGGTGCTGCTGTTTAATACAAATGATAGCTAATGGTTTTCCACCCACTCTGCTTCCTATATAACCATTCAGTGTTTTAATGTCTGTGCATTGTTCGTAAAATTTAGATATGATTCATTATTGAGCTCTGTTCCCAGTATTGGTACATATGTAAACATGATACTACAGCCATTTTTTTCAATACATaagtataaataaaatagtattttttaaagtatagtttgAGTACTATAGTTTTTTCCCCCCCCAGACTACTTTCAAAAGTTTAAAGATATAATTACTTAATTTTACTCTTCTCAACCACACGAATTAAGTGAGTGTTTCTTGTGGATATTGGTGTGGAAATAGTTTTATGTGGCATAAGCTGtcaataggaaaataaatatttatgagccTAATCTAGTATCTATGAAATTGGTATCATATTTCTAGAACTTGCCCTGTATATTCAGGAATGCAGTCCATCATTCACGGTGGTTAATTTCCTCCTGGGTTCTTTGACAGTCAGTTTGTCCTGATACAGTTCAGTACACATGCATTGAGGGCCTGTTGCCATTCACAGAACTACCACATTGTAGAACTCTTAAGGAGCACAATTCACATCATATTTCCAGGGGTGCATTTTACATGGAATGTGTGCAAATGTGGTCCTTGAGTTGTGGAGTGAGGTAGTGGGCCAGACACTGTGcctgcttcttcctctccctctccttccttaaATCCTATACAAATATGAGACTAAATTGTGGTACCTACCTTTAAAGAACTTATTGTTCAGTAAATGAAACAGATATGTGAAATGTGATAAAGGAAGGTATAGAAACAAAATAGGGGCATTTATTTAGCATTAGATTCTgctttattttgagagagaataGGGGCATTTGAATTGGGCAAGAACAAAAGCctttacaacagtggttctcaaccttggctgcacattagaatcacctgggaatctttttaaaatcctgatttctgggcctcatcctctggaaattctgtttctttgttactaatattgtggccccaccccataacaaagaaacagaatttctggaggatgaggcccagaaatcaggattttaaaaaaattcccaggtgattctaatgtgcagccacggttgagaaccactgctttacaaaGAAGTGGAGGCAAGAGAGATGCTTTAAGTGCAGGGAATTATACATAGTTAATTGTTACACTCTAATGAAGTATTAGACACACCAATCATAATCCAGAATTGCCATTATCTGGATTATTGGTGTCCAGGAAATTTTTGCCAGTGCTATGATTCATGAAACAAGAAGGTCTTTTATAAATGAGGTGACATTTTAATTGCAGGTAATAAGTATGTATCTAAAAACCTCAGAAAAGATAGTAAGTAGAGATACTTAACCTCTCTCTGCATGGCAAATACTGCTACTATTACAATTTCTATTTGAAGGGGTATAACAAATTATTCTATAGTTCCTCTGGAAAAATAAGGTGAAAATCTCTTAAGAAGTTTTGAAAAGGTAGGTACACAGCTAGACAGATCAGTGAAACAGACTACTCCAGGAACAGGCCTTAGTACATACCgcatttttctgtgtataagatgccccccacttttccaacccaaaattaagaaatcaatattttaaacataaaatagaacacatttttatttagtaactagaggcctggtgcacaaaaatttgtgcactggggggaggggtccctcagcccggcctgtgccccctcacagtctgggaccccttgggggatgaccatctgctggcttaggcctgctccccggggaattgggcctaagctggcaatcagacatcctctggcagcccggcagccctcgggggatgtccacttgccagtggggagcagatctaagctgccgtcagacatccttaagcgctgctgaggaggcaggagaggctcccaccaccactgctgtactggcagccataagcctggcttgtggctgagcagagctcccccatgtgggagcgcactgaccaccagagggcagcgcctgcattgagcgtctgccccctagtggtcagtgtgtgtcatagtgaccagtctgcctgctgttagggtcagtttacatattacccttttactatataggatagaggcctggtgcacaggtgggagctgctggtttgccctgaagggtgtgtcggatcaggctgggggtcccgcttgggtgcctggccagcctgggtgaggggctgatggctgtttgcagctggtcacacccccttcagggtgggggtccccactggggtgcctggccagtctggatgaggggctgatggctgtttgcagctggtcacaccccctttagggtgggggtccccactggggtgcctggccagtctgggggaggggctgagagccgttttcaggctggctgatgactgaagctcccagcctctccttttttcctttttttattctgggattatttaccttctataattgaaactttgttgccgtcactggagctgagagctgggctcctgctcgctgcagctctgaggccacagcctgctgaaagcaggtatctggggtttgtttagcttctataattgaaactttgttgctgtcactggagctaagagccggcaccatggccacggccggctgaaagcaggtatctggggtttgtttagcttctataattgaaactttgttgcttttggagcttagagccgggccgtggcaggcggggaaccttggtttccttcatcactggagcaagcaaacctgctcgcttcagctgcgtggctgctggccgccatctttgttgtttaatttgcatacctcactgattagccaatgggaagcgtagcgaaggtacggtcaagtaccctttttgtcttttattagataggattactgcaggtaatgtttacataccaatactatgatattatgcagcatatcactttattcagcctctgttgcatcactgctctcttcatcactattagttccagccatatcaatttcttcaacttctattgtatcactgctgtcttctgagtcactgtctatatatgtgagatcatcctcataaactggtggcattttctgagctaactgtGTTCTcgtggccaacccttctctcctcatgaaattgaagcaccattttgcctttcctgtaaaatcaactATGTTCATTTCgtttgcaaacattcttgcctgacattgagtaagcttggttgacacacataagccactcaggcactgctccataatccaagtcttaagccttTGCTCCAAGTTTGctcattttgctggttttcctcttaaggccttcttttttggcatcttaaggagttgttcttcccattttctccctGTCTGATCAGACACTccgtgggaggaggtccaaattgtgtCTCTGCAGCTCTTTTTCCATGCTCTCTTGCATAGCTGAttgcattcagtttgaattttgcagagtaaccAATTGCTTATCtgtatttacctttttattttttgacatcttcatgggctcagaacgctctggtccctgttgcatctgtgcactctccacctccaattatagcgtcagctgacgtcagtaacaataaggctcgtgattggaggagCCTGTtggacaaggtatgggcagctacacaccCGCGTGGCTCTCGGCTgacttccgtgtataagatgcccctttGCTTTTCAGtctaattattttagaaaaaaaattgcgTCTCATACACGGAAAAATACGATACATATGAGGACTTAAAAGATAACATCTTAAGTCAATGGGGAAAGGATTATTCAATAGCTAGTAGGACAGGCATTTTTTTATGCTCTGCTTATAGAATTGCTATGCCTCTTTATGAGGGACAATTGGGCAATCTCTACCAAACTTTCAAATACTAGGATTCTCCAGAGAACCCAcagacacaaaataatatttaatttgggTATTCCAGggccagtcaagttgacacaaaaTTAACCTTTATATCCAaaaattccacttctagatatTTATCCTACTGACACATATAGACACGCACAAAATTAGAAGGCCCTTAATTTTTTGTTGGACTTATTTCTTACCCTCAGGCACACAGATGTCTTACAAATAAGCCTAGAGTACTTGGCACTTCTTGCTCACTATGTCCAAACAGTATAATGTCATCTATGCAGTGGACCAATGTGAGAGAGTCTTGTGGAAAGAAAGGTGGTCAGGGTCTGCATGGACTAAATCACAACATAGGGTGGAGAACTGATCGACCTCTGAGGTAGGAAAGTGAAAGGTGTATTGCTGGCCTTGCCAGATAAACTGCTTCTGATGCTCTTTACTAATAAAtatcaagaaaagagaaaaacaaaaaatcagttGCCAAATCAGTAATTGCTGTATACCAGGTATCAGGGGGTACGTTAATTTGTTCAAGGAATCAATCACATCTGGAACAGCTGCAATTGCAGTCACCCCCTGGTTAAATTTGTCATCATCCACTGTCATGCTCCAGGAGTCATCTATTTTCTGCACAGGCCAAGTAGGCGTGCCGAATGAGGATGTGGGAATCCCCACCCTTGCATCCTCTAGTCTGATGGTGGCACTAATCTCTGAAATCCCTCCATTGCTTTTGGTTTACTATCTTTCTAGGTAGAGGCAGTTGCAGTGGTCTACATTTGTCCTTTCTAGCCCTTAGAGCCCTCATGCCATGGCTCAGAAAACCAATGTGGGTGTTTTGCCAGTTGCTGTGTATGCCTATACCAATGTTGCTTTCTGGAACTGGGGCAATGACCACAGGTTCCCGAGCCCACTGGACCACTGCTCTGGCTCCATCCTTGTTGCTTCTATGGAAAATCCAGTCCCTCTTAAATGCCGTCCAGATATTTCTGGGAGTCCCCATAGGGCCCCTTTCCATGTACTCCTGAAACCAGTTTTTGCAGACACCACATGGCACCTGTCAATTTCATTTGCTCTTGTTTCTATTCTCTGGGATGAGCTTTGCCCCCCAACCTTGGCCATTGCTGCTGCTGACAGAAGACAAGGATGCCTAGAGGCAGCTGAAGGCTAAGGGTGCCATCTTACAGCTGTAAATGGGACAGTCAGCGTCTGTCCCTTGAGACTAGTGAAAAAACTTCTTTCGGTTTTGCTAAGCATCTGAGTAGTCGACAAGAATGCTCAGATTCACCCTATGACAGATGTCCATAATTCATCAATAAAACATCCTCCTCAACCCTCTCTACTTCCAGGTGAATCCTTTCTCAAGAAGGCTTTTAGTTCCTTTTACCTGCCAGTCTTTTAGACCAGAGCTCCTCAAAACATGGTCCTCAGACTGGGCTGTTCTGTCCATTAGCAGTATGTGACAAGTACAGAAATCGAGAGCTGTAAAATCTTACAGCAATTTGACATAGTGACTTTATGTCTGCAGAACCTGATAATAAAACTGGGATtatgatatttgtattttttttaatttttctaacaaTGTGTTTTTATTGGATTTTATAAAATTCCAGTCTGAAAttaaaaggggcgggggggggggtgggattgGTGGATCTGGTCCTTCACCACAGATGATTTAGGAAACTGCTTGACACCATGCCCTGACAGCCTGAATCCGTAGTGAGCAGGGTGGCCTCGAGCCTAGAAGGCCTCTATGTACTGTActtgctcaggtgaggatttaagaaCCTGGTCTCTCACGTGCCACGCGGGCGGGAAGAGAAGGGCTCTAGCCTACTGACTGTTCCGATGCCCAGTGGCTCTGGAGTAGGGGGGCAGGGTTCCTCCGAGGCAGTAATAGCCATCCCCACCATGGGGTGACTCTCCTGGTCTGGAGTGAACATTGCTTCTGTGGGCAAGATATTCCCAGGGGAATTCTGAGGATACAGTACTCCCCCTTTATTCACAGTCTTACTTTCTGGGGTTTCAGTTACCTGTAGTCAatcatggtctgaaaatattaaatgaaaattccagatatatatagagagagagagaccacactCACATGACTTATTACAGTGTATTATAattggttctattttattagttattattgttaatctattactgtgcctaatttataaattaaattttatcatagttatgtatgtataggaaattTATACGGTTTGGTACTACTAGTATCTGCAGTTTCCGGCATACACTGGGGGTCTTGGATCATATTCCCCAGGAATAAGGGGCCACTACTGTGtgtcttaacacattgcggaccagtagttttattgctagctttacccagtggccagacaagtttctattgaacgagtacaaaaaacattttacacaaatgttaaaggcatgctttaaaattaaatacccattgcattttgaagtcatttcatgttcttacaagctaatatctttttaaagtatgatactttgtaaaacactgtaatatgaagcgagaattctcgtGACCTGTCCGCAGTGTGCTAGGAAGTACTGCCTTGATGCTAACCACATACCTAATAGCACACATCGCCTGACACAGACACACTACTGGTGCGTCTCTCTTATCTTGGACCTTGTAGGAATAGCTGAGGGCCTCAGGAGGTGAAATCATGACCACTTTTCAGGGCTGCTGACAGCAGCAGGTAAAACATCTCGCACGGTACTAATGACGTAGTAGATATATGTTGGCTCACCTTTTTCATGTCAAACCCtcaaaaaaaaaggctatatCCCCACCACAGCACACTCTCCATCATCTAGCTTTGTGTGCTTCACCTGCAGTATTTACCTTATGTACTTCTGTATGTTATCatgtatttattatcttttcCATATTCAACTAAGAAATGCTTGAAAACCCAGACTACTTCTTTAACTCAGAATCCTTTGGAGCTCATAGTCTAACCGATATGGATGCTTCATTGCTATTTATGATATTGGTCAGTTGAATTTCTTTAAGTTAcagatattaaaaacattttaatggcaaaatatcacagacacagaaaagcatgctctttttaataaacataaccaaaaaatataaataaacatgaCATATTTTACAATAGGTAAAAAATGACATTGCCTACACAGAGAAACACGTGTGGTtctgagaaaacaaaacataaatctCAGTAAGGATTCATTTGTAACTCCTTACTTTGCAAACTTAACATAATACCTTTTAACTTGACATTTGCTTTACCTAATATGATACAAATATTACAAAATACactaaacatcttttttaaatatacaaaacttTCTGAGACCTAGAAACTTAAATTAACAGAAAAACTAATTTATCAAGCCATTCCTTTGGACTGAAAGAGCAGTGTTATAGCTTTGCACCATAATCTTTGTATTTGGGGGTTCTGCCTctacttcctctcccttcattttctttctttaaaaaagggaGTGTTAAGATAGATAATAGAATCTACTTATGAGCTTTGGATGATAATATTTCATTCCCCTACTTCAATCTCATTTTCTAGTCTGAAAATGCTATGTAACAAGCACACTGTTATACATTGCATGTGGACCTAGTATTGCTCCCTCGACTGACAACAGAAGTTGCCCTTGAATAAGGTGCAGGGTGATTCTTACTTCTCTTGGGCCAACACCTACAGTTTACTCTGGGGAAGGGATTGCTGTAGCACACTTTTCTTGAGAAGGCCCCTGCAGTCTGTCTGGAGAAATGTGGGATGAAGGTACCTTAGTGCTCACATGTGCactattatctacactaataaagagaaacatgcaaattgatattactccactacgcccaccagccaatcaggatgaatatgcaaattaacccaacaaagatagtggttaattt containing:
- the LAMTOR3 gene encoding ragulator complex protein LAMTOR3, which codes for MADDLKRFLYKKLPSVEGLHAIVVSDRDGVPVIKVANDNAPEHALRPGFLSTFALATDQGSKLGLSKNKSIICYYNTYQVVQFNRLPLVVSFIASSNANTGLIVSLEKELAPLFEELRQVVEVS